A stretch of Planococcus citri chromosome 5, ihPlaCitr1.1, whole genome shotgun sequence DNA encodes these proteins:
- the LOC135846289 gene encoding uncharacterized protein LOC135846289 isoform X3, whose product MKERGNFKRRAVFHITKVLWHLDIFRRSFRELSGHACMSESCIFCALKDLFGQLQFSHERALPPDALRKALAQSFSDQQRFQLGFMDDAAECFENILLRIHFHIAYSEVEDMCNAKHCIPHQKFAMTLVEQSICKACNATSEPLTFTQMVHYVSASALISQAKQMNGSSHPDLFGQLLNKAGGMGDIRDCPSSCGAKIQIRRMLMNRPEIVSVGIVWDSDRPSLEHIMSLLDTLRVHLRLSDVFHGTFDHNQDQNDYHQLVGVVTYYGKHYSTFFFHTKLRVWVYFDDANVREVGPHWEHVVDKCRRGRYQPLLLLFAAPSGTPVDASNAPKTITMVEKPTMNLRNGHDMVGKPPIQRSSLSPNGSLALGGRRSLTPSPEKPRCNGDMTQRRAVTPNPEQSPGHVGQKPVLPNNDYQNLLHFQEAVFNRYNGCENDDQRQDNIEKYNQPVRKELVRRDSGNWSGDRNSASSSSSTSLENPYHYIIGKMHQRSYGGVPRSPNKTGDGSSGSGNSSGGPADPGYDSFSLSSTDSLPLQQTLKHNFQLAQIPEGHQSPNCTTLLREQYENNNRVADDCERLCAEVDQLLSRSENAEDLLTALSLCNAAVNKARAAMDAPYSNPQTASFARMKHNACVMRARTLHRRLEEPLHNNLKYGEARHSREGSGCSNRGSTGSHSRQNSKDKTHSHSRQNSQDLLDLSVAAQPKGLPDTKILTGKSSPSKNIEIYATLPKNKKGLLSRSSTTKVKNVVEDEEYIMKERPGRSLLGNRSKSASKKEIEKRTRSEERNVKNTKEAITVVAKEPKEKDSKKAKQEEKQNKKQHKIRRKLLMGGLMRRKNRSMPDLREDQDIAKDSSSKPAPKEVSKDDSMLNSNVAIQSNLSGYLSEGNLEYAGNPNLERSKLMRKSFHGSKILQFNKVPPPPPLRTTSQLSKTDRQYQDPSSSQQRPQMEQQVYANHRSWIQEPASLPYMPRGYESEKPKTDAITYSNGGYMLHDNSAANTVVTEAQVHHEPPFQSLPPSIDEPDFHSVNKPEDMFQLPPYPSPHGSTVHSRQASEDFPPPPATLPLPPEITDESSFLSMLQEKREKLMASMKQEAEEPKKPTGGESWLKELQAKQAERRKCAEPVDSKAPYPPPVPENKHNFKDLKSKFEQLHVEDEPKQTHYPSCLKDTLQSSRSSPNLKHDDFDDKGGFDSREPRRKSGKKKNVTFCEQVVLVATADDDEADSYIPNPILERVLRTVLNKEPKEAGEVQERAVHSVVPLKRTDSWKLSQGLPLKPYNEGDTVDGAESQKEAAKQIQNSMKIASDVTSKPPLGRPPCTNDCPTDEVDGPSFSAPPASSQYGHENGRSVQSVRNGVSNTFGNVPANSYSPTYIPASSLCSSSTNNKSNETYRNEYPEPISLQNEQPHSSYNGYSANNDYYADQNTSNDGYVSSHSRKFNDGGFSGSRDNVRYSPICNQDNGQAIHNGYHGLNHDQSHPHPHSGYQQAPSPSYQSQSYQPMSLQYYPSQNIRSSPQIHREPYHPPKPTQYQNGSHHSSSLTRQNSNASHYNRQQVSPQSPRRTGMLGASGRPAETQRPGYNGHQYPAKHPVNGVSPYQPIPTSSTSYNGYAEKSSPSLSTSSYQSGSSSNDSLSRTSASGISPYQAVPHSSPHYGANNGEAAVKSSPYQHVPYNSPVAQQSNSSSNYHAMQSKPTSSSHRNSLPPVYHHPPPPPATASTNGYPNRDNQLPQQLNQSSNYHPMPTQPSQNSPNTSNNYSPNYQSSQSSPNTSANSLNGYQHSQSYQNTSTNGYQHSNPNYQHPPQHPSQSSAPASVYQHPPQNANQSTASPNAYQHSPQSHSQPSASPSVYQHPPQSHSQPSASPNVNQHTPQNLNHSSGSPSVYQHPPHNPNQSSGSPSVYQHPPHNPNQSSGSSSVYQHPPQNANQSSGAGNVYQHPAQNQQQSSVYQRVPTPNQQNRISVSDYNLPPNGMKYSPYQHPPPPKQQFDVKKGISMNGSNVVPCNLCRKKQISPPSVYCNDCDFYISRFKQKT is encoded by the exons CCATGACTTTGGTCGAACAAAGTATCTGTAAAGCTTGCAATGCCACGTCCGAACCGTTGACTTTTACTCAG atgGTCCATTACGTATCAGCATCAGCACTGATATCACAAGCTAAGCAAATGAATGGATCATCTCATCCAGATTTATTCGGACAGCTTTTAAATAAAGCCGGAGGAATGGGCGATATTCGAGATTGTCCC AGTTCTTGCGgagctaaaattcaaattcgaagaATGCTGATGAACCGGCCGGAAATAGTTTCCGTTGGTATAGTCTGGGACTCTGATCGACCTTCTTTGGAGCACATTATGTCTTTACTGGATACCCTGAGGGTACATTTGAGGTTATCTGATGTGTTTCATGGTACCTTTGATCATAATCAAGATCAAAACGATTACCATCAGTTGGTAGGAGTAGTTACCTATTATGGAAAACATTACTCGACGTTCTTCTTCCATACCAAACTGAGGGTTTGGGTTTATTTCGACGATGCTAACGTTCGTGAGGTTGGACCTCATTGGGAACAT GTTGTGGATAAATGCAGACGTGGCAGATACCAGCCTTTGCTTTTATTATTCGCTGCCCCTAGTGGGACTCCGGTTGACGCATCAAATGCTCCTAAAACCATCACGATGGTTGAGAAACCGACGATGAATTTACGTAATGGACACGATATGGTGGGCAAACCACCGATCCAGAGGTCTTCGTTGTCTCCTAATGGTAGTTTGGCGTTGGGAGGTAGAAGATCTTTGACTCCGAGTCCGGAAAAACCTCGTTGTAATGGCGATATGACTCAGAGAAGAGCTGTTACACCGAATCCAGAACAGTCTCCTGGTCATGTTGGG cagaaaCCAGTGTTACCGAATAACGATTACCAGAACTTGTTGCATTTCCAAGAAGCGGTGTTCAATCGGTATAACGGATGCGAAAACGATGACCAACGTCAAGACAACATTGAGAAATATAATCAACCCGTGAGAAAAGAATTAGTTCGAAGAGATTCCGGTAATTGGAGCGGTGATCGGAATAGCGCCTCGTCATCGTCGTCCACGTCTCTAGAAAATCCCTATCATTATATTATCGGCAAAATGCATCAGAG AAGTTACGGTGGAGTACCTCGAAGTCCTAATAAGACCGGTGATGGGTCCAGTGGTAGTGGAAATAGTAGCGGAGGACCGGCAGATCCGGGATACGATTCGTTTTCACTTTCGTCCACTGATAGTTTGCCTTTGCAGCAAACGTTGAAGCataattttcag CTTGCTCAAATACCAGAAGGCCATCAATCTCCAAACTGTACTACTCTTTTGAgggaacaatatgaaaataataatcGTGTCGCTG ATGATTGTGAAAGACTCTGTGCTGAAGTCGATCAGTTGTTGAGTCGTTCAGAGAACGCCGAAGATTTGCTAACCGCACTGTCATTATGTAACGCAGCTGTCAACAAAGCTCGAGCTGCGATGGATGCTCCTTATAGCAATCCACAGACTGCCAGTTTCGCCAGAATGAAACATAACGCTTGTGTTATGCGAGCTCGAACGTTGCACCGTCGCTTAGAAGAGCCACTTCATAATAACCTGAAGT ATGGAGAAGCTCGACACAGTCGAGAAGGAAGCGGCTGCAGCAATCGTGGCTCGACCGGATCACATTCGCGTCAAAATTCCAAAGATAAAACACACAGCCATTCTAGACAAAACAGCCAAGACCTGTTAGACCTATCAGTCGCAGCTCAACCGAAAGGATTACCCGATACGAAAATCCTAACTGGTAAATCGTCACCCAGCAAAAACATAGAAATCTACGCCACGTtgcccaaaaataaaaaaggattACTGTCACGATCGTCGACAACCAAAGTAAAGAACGTGGTCGAAGACGAAGAGTATATCATGAAAGAACGTCCTGGCCGATCATTACTGGGCAATCGATCAAAATCTGCAtcgaaaaaagaaatcgaaaaacgcacccGAAGCGAAGAACGTAATGTGAAAAACACCAAAGAAGCGATCACAGTAGTCGCCAAGGAACCCAAAGAGAAAGATAGCAAGAAAGCCAAACAGGAggaaaaacagaacaaaaagcAGCATAAAATACGACGGAAATTACTCATGGGTGGTTTGATGAGGAGGAAGAATCGTAGCATGCCGGATTTACGAGAAGATCAAGATATAGCTAAAGACTCTTCTAGTAAACCTGCGCCCAAAGAGGTTAGCAAAGATGATTCAATGCTTAACTCCAACGTTGCCATACAATCCAACTTGAGCGGATATTTATCCGAAGGTAATCTCGAGTACGCTGGTAATCCGAACCTGGAACGAAGTAAATTGATGAGGAAGAGCTTCCACGGTAGTAAAATACTGCAATTTAATAAAGTGCCTCCTCCTCCTCCGCTCAGAACAACTTCTCAGTTAAGTAAAACTGACAGACAATACCAAGATCCATCATCTAGCCAACAAAGACCTCAGATGGAACAGCAAGTTTACGCGAATCATCGTTCGTGGATCCAAGAACCAGCATCGTTACCTTATATGCCTCGTGGGTACGAATCAGAGAAGCCCAAAACGGACGCCATTACGTATTCAAACGGCGGTTACATGTTGCACGATAATTCAGCTGCTAATACGGTGGTAACTGAGGCTCAGGTACATCACGAGCCCCCCTTCCAATCGTTACCACCTTCGATAGACGAGCCTGATTTTCACAGCGTGAATAAACCCGAAGATATGTTCCAATTGCCACCGTATCCTAGTCCGCATGGTTCTACTGTGCATTCTCGTCAAGCCAGCGAAGATTTCCCACCGCCTCCGGCCACATTACCTTTACCTCCGGAAATCACCGACGAATCGAGTTTCTTGTCGATGCTGCAAGAAAAACGTGAAAAGCTGATGGCTTCGATGAAACAAGAAGCCGAAGAACCGAAGAAACCCACCGGAGGTGAAAGCTGGCTCAAAGAGTTACAAGCCAAACAGGCCGAAAGACGTAAATGCGCCGAACCAGTCGACTCCAAGGCCCCTTATCCGCCTCCAGTACCTGAGAATAAACACAACTTTAAGGATCTGAAATCGAAATTCGAACAACTTCACGTCGAAGATGAACCTAAACAGACTCATTACCCATCCTGCCTGAAAGATACCCTGCAATCGTCTCGTTCGTCGCCTAATCTGAAACACGACGATTTCGACGATAAAGGCGGATTCGATAGTCGCGAACCTAGACGTAAATCTGGTAAAAAGAAGAACGTCACGTTTTGCGAACAAGTCGTCTTGGTGGCTACAGCCGACGATGACGAAGCAGACAGCTATATACCGAATCCGATCCTCGAAAGGGTGCTCAGAACGGTGTTGAATAAAGAGCCCAAAGAAGCTGGTGAAGTTCAAGAACGAGCAGTTCATTCGGTCGTTCCGTTGAAACGAACCGATTCGTGGAAATTATCTCAAGGATTGCCGTTGAAACCGTACAACGAAGGTGATACCGTAGATGGAGCTGAGTCGCAGAAAGAAGCTGCTAAACAGATTCAAAACTCGATGAAGATCGCCTCTGATGTGACTAGTAAGCCTCCTTTGGGCCGACCTCCTTGTACGAATGATTGTCCGACCGATGAAGTTGATGGACCTTCGTTTAGTGCTCCACCAGCGAGTTCTCAGTACGGACATGAGAACGGTAGAAGTGTCCAGAGCGTTAGAAATGGAGTTAGTAATACGTTCGGTAATGTTCCAGCTAATTCTTATAGTCCTACGTATATTCCGGCCAGTTCTCTGTGCTCGTCGTCTACCAATAATAAGAGTAACGAAACGTACAGAAACGAGTACCCTGAACCGATTTCATTGCAGAATGAGCAGCCCCACAGCTCTTATAATGGATACTCTGCCAATAACGATTACTACGCCGATCAGAACACCTCTAATGATGGTTACGTTTCGTCTCATTCGCGTAAATTCAACGATGGCGGATTTTCCGGCAGCAGAGACAACGTCAGATACTCGCCGATTTGTAATCAAGATAATGGCCAAGCCATTCATAACGGATACCATGGCCTGAATCACGACCAGAGCCATCCACATCCTCATTCTGGCTACCAACAGGCTCCATCTCCATCCTACCAAAGTCAATCGTACCAACCTATGTCTTTACAGTATTACCCATCGCAGAATATCCGATCCAGTCCTCAAATCCATCGCGAACCGTACCACCCACCTAAACCTACCCAATATCAGAACGGTTCGCATCATTCATCTTCGTTAACGAGGCAAAACTCAAACGCCAGCCATTACAATAGGCAACAGGTGTCTCCTCAAAGCCCTCGAAGGACCGGAATGCTCGGTGCAAGTGGTCGTCCGGCTGAAACTCAAAGGCCAGGTTATAATGGCCATCAGTATCCGGCCAAACATCCGGTCAATGGGGTATCTCCTTATCAGCCAATACCAACGTCGAGTACGTCGTATAACGGTTATGCTGAGAAGAGCTCGCCCAGCTTGTCAACGAGCTCGTATCAGAGTGGTTCGAGTAGTAACGATAGTCTGTCGAGGACATCCGCATCGGGTATATCTCCTTACCAAGCTGTACCTCATTCGAGTCCTCATTACGGTGCTAATAATGGCGAAGCTGCGGTTAAAAGTTCACCTTATCAGCACGTACCTTATAATTCACCTGTAGCTCAGCAGTCGAATTCGTCGTCGAATTATCACGCCATGCAATCGAAACCGACTAGTTCGAGTCATAGAAACAGTCTGCCACCGGTTTACCATCATCCACCTCCTCCTCCCGCCACCGCATCCACGAACGGGTACCCGAACAGGGATAATCAGTTACCTCAGCAGCTCAATCAATCGAGTAATTATCACCCTATGCCTACGCAGCCTTCTCAGAACTCGCCCAATACTTCGAATAACTACTCGCCGAATTACCAGTCGTCTCAAAGCTCACCGAATACCTCTGCTAACTCGCTGAATGGCTATCAGCATTCGCAAAGTTATCAGAATACATCGACGAATGGATACCAGCATTCGAATCCCAATTACCAGCATCCTCCTCAGCATCCTAGTCAATCTTCCGCTCCTGCCAGTGTTTACCAGCATCCTCCTCAGAACGCCAATCAATCTACGGCTTCTCCCAACGCTTACCAACACTCCCCTCAAAGTCATAGTCAACCTTCTGCGTCACCCAGTGTTTACCAACATCCTCCCCAAAGCCATAGTCAGCCTTCTGCGTCTCCCAATGTTAATCAACACACTCCCCAGAACCTCAATCACTCCTCCGGATCTCCTAGTGTTTATCAACACCCTCCTCATAATCCTAATCAATCCTCCGGATCTCCCAGTGTTTACCAACACCCTCCCCATAACCCTAATCAGTCCTCCGGATCGTCTAGTGTTTATCAACATCCACCCCAGAATGCAAATCAGTCCTCCGGAGCTGGCAACGTTTACCAACACCCTGCCCAGAATCAACAACAGTCTTCCGTATACCAAAGAGTTCCTACGCCCAATCAGCAGAATCGTATCTCCGTCTCTGATTACAACCTGCCCCCCAATGGTATGAAATACTCGCCTTATCAGCATCCTCCCCCACCTAAGCAACAGTTCGATGTTAAAAAAGGTATCTCGATGAATGGTTCGAATGTGGTACCTTGTAATTTATGTCGCAAGAAAC